The following proteins come from a genomic window of Haloplanus salinus:
- a CDS encoding haloacid dehalogenase type II yields the protein MAFDPERVETLTVDSYGTLVDPSAVEHALVSEIDVDPEPISQLWRSRSLMYTMVSNHIGEYQPFYEMNRDALQFALDSHGVDLDEETQERILSTYHELDVFEDVRDGIERLQSGGYEVYVVSNGNPEMLASMVDHADIGDLVADTISAHEIETFKPDREIYRHAAGRTGTPIKKIVHVAGPVFDVQGAKSAGMQGAWLNRSGGPYEGFGPQPDLEIETFHDLARALNL from the coding sequence ATGGCATTCGACCCAGAGCGAGTAGAGACGCTTACCGTCGATTCCTACGGAACGCTAGTCGATCCAAGTGCTGTAGAGCACGCACTCGTCTCAGAAATCGACGTTGATCCCGAACCGATCTCCCAACTCTGGCGGTCGCGTTCGTTGATGTATACGATGGTAAGCAATCACATCGGCGAATATCAGCCGTTCTACGAGATGAACCGCGACGCGTTACAGTTCGCACTGGATTCTCACGGCGTCGATCTTGACGAGGAAACACAGGAGCGCATTCTCTCCACCTACCACGAACTCGATGTCTTCGAAGACGTCCGTGACGGCATCGAACGGCTACAATCCGGGGGATACGAGGTGTACGTGGTTTCGAACGGCAACCCGGAGATGCTCGCTTCGATGGTCGATCACGCCGACATCGGTGATTTGGTTGCCGACACGATCAGCGCCCACGAGATAGAGACGTTCAAACCCGACCGAGAGATTTACCGCCACGCTGCCGGTCGGACGGGCACCCCGATCAAGAAGATCGTCCACGTTGCCGGGCCAGTATTCGACGTTCAAGGGGCGAAATCCGCGGGGATGCAAGGCGCGTGGCTCAACCGAAGTGGGGGACCGTACGAAGGATTTGGGCCACAGCCTGATCTCGAAATAGAGACGTTCCACGATTTAGCAAGGGCCCTCAACCTGTGA